A window from Herbaspirillum sp. meg3 encodes these proteins:
- a CDS encoding thioredoxin family protein, giving the protein MNTIVDKAVIQNHPIVSAEQWLSARKALLAREKELTRLRDEIARERRALPWERVTKDYIFDTPAGKRTLAELFDGRSQLLVQHFMFGPGWEQGCPSCSFMADHADGMNVHLKQRDITPVAVSRAPLAEIERFRQRMGWQFPWASSHDSDFNFDFAVSFTPEEQAKGEVYYNYGTRFFPAGEAPGISVFYKDDSGAVFHTYSTFGRGVEVMIGAYSMIDLMPKGRDEGDASHRMAWVRHHDRYPAAATAAKPAAPGGACCHART; this is encoded by the coding sequence ATGAACACCATCGTCGACAAAGCAGTTATCCAAAACCATCCCATCGTCTCTGCCGAACAATGGCTGAGTGCGCGCAAGGCACTGCTGGCACGCGAAAAAGAACTGACACGCCTGCGCGATGAGATCGCCCGTGAGCGCCGCGCATTGCCGTGGGAACGGGTCACCAAGGATTACATCTTCGACACACCAGCAGGCAAGCGCACACTTGCCGAACTGTTTGACGGCCGCAGCCAGTTGCTGGTGCAACACTTCATGTTCGGCCCGGGCTGGGAACAGGGCTGCCCGAGCTGCTCTTTCATGGCGGACCACGCCGACGGCATGAACGTGCATCTGAAACAGCGCGACATCACGCCGGTCGCCGTTTCACGCGCGCCACTGGCCGAGATCGAACGCTTTCGCCAACGCATGGGCTGGCAGTTTCCGTGGGCATCGTCGCATGACAGCGATTTCAACTTCGACTTTGCGGTCAGCTTCACACCGGAAGAACAAGCCAAGGGCGAGGTCTATTACAACTACGGCACGCGCTTCTTTCCGGCCGGCGAGGCGCCGGGCATCAGCGTGTTTTACAAGGATGACAGCGGCGCTGTATTCCACACTTATTCCACCTTCGGCCGCGGCGTGGAGGTCATGATCGGCGCCTACAGCATGATCGATCTCATGCCCAAGGGCCGTGATGAAGGCGATGCGTCTCACCGGATGGCGTGGGTACGCCATCACGACCGCTACCCGGCGGCGGCGACTGCGGCTAAACCAGCTGCACCAGGCGGCGCATGCTGCCATGCGCGCACCTGA
- a CDS encoding carboxymuconolactone decarboxylase family protein, giving the protein MTTTFNVPTRSEVSPANQAIFDNLQKMLGFVPNLYAGFAHSEHALGNYLALQSGKSSLSGKEREVINLVVSQYNNCLYCLSAHTVVGKMQGFTDEQIIAIRKGDAAFDAKLNALTKLTLSIAANKGHADAALLDAFYAAGYNKGSLVDVLMVIGDKTISNYLHAATDIPVDFPIAPVLSA; this is encoded by the coding sequence ATGACAACGACATTCAACGTTCCAACCCGCAGCGAAGTCTCCCCGGCGAATCAGGCCATTTTCGACAACCTGCAAAAGATGCTCGGCTTCGTCCCTAATCTGTATGCCGGTTTCGCGCACTCCGAACATGCACTGGGCAACTACCTGGCACTGCAAAGCGGCAAGAGTTCGCTGAGCGGTAAAGAACGCGAAGTCATCAACCTGGTCGTCAGCCAGTACAACAACTGCCTGTACTGCCTCTCCGCACACACCGTCGTCGGCAAGATGCAGGGTTTCACGGATGAGCAGATCATTGCCATTCGCAAAGGCGATGCGGCGTTCGATGCCAAACTGAATGCCCTGACCAAGCTGACACTGAGCATCGCCGCCAACAAAGGCCACGCAGATGCTGCGCTGCTTGACGCGTTCTATGCCGCCGGTTACAACAAGGGCAGCCTGGTCGATGTGCTGATGGTGATCGGAGACAAGACCATCAGCAATTATCTGCACGCTGCGACCGATATCCCAGTGGATTTCCCGATCGCACCTGTCTTGTCAGCTTAA
- a CDS encoding YgjP-like metallopeptidase domain-containing protein, with protein MSSLKYLSAYSEQTREQVSQLLAQNRLGEVLLKRYPKAHGLRTDKALYQYVQDLKTEFLRNAEPINKVEYDSKIHVINHALGLHTSISRIQGGKLKAKHEIRVATLFKEVPIEFLRMIAVHELAHSKEKEHDKPFYKLCSYMEPNYHQYEFDLRLYLTELDHSGRRIWGAEK; from the coding sequence ATGTCATCGCTGAAGTACCTGAGCGCTTATTCAGAACAAACCCGCGAACAAGTGTCGCAACTTCTCGCGCAAAATCGCCTGGGCGAAGTGCTGCTCAAACGCTATCCGAAGGCGCATGGGCTGCGTACCGACAAGGCGCTGTATCAGTACGTTCAGGACCTGAAGACCGAGTTCTTGCGCAACGCAGAACCGATCAACAAGGTGGAATACGACAGCAAGATTCACGTGATCAATCACGCGCTCGGTTTGCATACGTCGATTTCGCGTATTCAAGGTGGGAAGTTAAAAGCCAAACATGAAATTCGCGTCGCCACACTATTCAAAGAAGTGCCGATTGAATTTCTGCGCATGATCGCCGTCCACGAGCTGGCACATAGTAAAGAGAAAGAGCACGACAAGCCTTTCTACAAGCTTTGCTCTTATATGGAGCCGAACTATCATCAATATGAATTCGATCTGCGCCTCTATCTCACGGAGCTTGATCACTCCGGACGGCGTATCTGGGGCGCAGAGAAATAA
- a CDS encoding PQQ-binding-like beta-propeller repeat protein, with protein MTRKNRQAEVATQPADIVREYGPFPGTDRVAGVTHDGKQVWAATGAALIAFDPASGEPTRTLTHPCDAGTAFDGTYLYQIAEQRIDKIDPATGEVLASIPAPGHGNDSGLTWAEGSLWVGQHRDRKIHRINPATGAIIRTIDSNRFVTGVTWVDGELWHGTWEAEESELRRIDPDTGTVLERLEMPPGTGISGLESDGADLFYCGGGLSGKVRAVRRPKASGS; from the coding sequence ATGACCCGGAAGAACCGCCAAGCTGAAGTAGCAACCCAACCTGCCGACATTGTGCGCGAATACGGCCCCTTCCCCGGCACCGACCGCGTGGCCGGCGTAACCCACGACGGCAAGCAAGTCTGGGCCGCCACCGGTGCCGCCCTGATTGCCTTCGATCCCGCCAGCGGAGAACCCACGCGCACACTCACGCATCCCTGCGATGCCGGCACCGCCTTCGACGGCACCTATCTCTACCAGATCGCCGAACAACGTATCGACAAGATCGATCCTGCCACCGGTGAAGTGCTCGCCTCGATCCCGGCGCCCGGGCACGGCAACGACTCGGGGCTGACCTGGGCCGAAGGCAGCCTGTGGGTGGGCCAGCATCGTGATCGCAAGATCCATCGCATCAATCCCGCCACCGGCGCCATCATCCGCACCATCGATTCCAACCGTTTCGTCACCGGCGTGACCTGGGTTGACGGCGAACTGTGGCACGGCACGTGGGAAGCCGAAGAAAGCGAACTGCGCCGCATCGATCCCGATACCGGCACCGTGCTGGAAAGGCTGGAAATGCCGCCCGGCACCGGCATCAGCGGACTGGAATCGGACGGCGCAGATCTGTTCTACTGCGGCGGCGGTCTGAGCGGCAAAGTGCGCGCCGTGCGTCGGCCGAAGGCTAGCGGCTCCTGA
- a CDS encoding LysR family transcriptional regulator — protein MDRFDAMRVFTRIVELGSFTKAADDLHIPRATVTHTIKQMEARLGVRLLQRTTRQVSATLDGNAYYARCVQLMADLEETESAFSAAASTPRGKVRIDLQESLAMHFILPRLPEFCAQYPQIELEIGMGDRAVDLVREGYDCVLRAGEPRDSSLVIRRVARLQQVTVASPAYLKKHGVPDSLESFSQHQAVNYFSSVSGKILPFDFLADGETHSISLPGQVAVSHAEAYVRCCEGGLGLVQLPRYHVQQQLADGRLVEVMAALRPAPMAVSILYPHQRQLSRRVRVLVDWMADLMRQGENPA, from the coding sequence ATGGATCGTTTCGACGCAATGCGCGTGTTCACCCGTATCGTGGAATTGGGCAGCTTCACCAAGGCGGCCGACGACCTGCACATCCCGCGCGCCACGGTGACCCACACCATCAAGCAGATGGAAGCCCGTCTGGGCGTGCGCCTGTTGCAGCGAACCACGCGCCAGGTCAGTGCGACGCTGGACGGCAACGCCTATTACGCGCGCTGCGTGCAACTGATGGCTGACCTGGAAGAAACTGAATCCGCTTTCAGCGCCGCCGCCTCCACTCCACGCGGCAAGGTGCGCATCGACTTGCAAGAGTCGCTGGCGATGCATTTCATCCTGCCGCGGCTGCCGGAGTTTTGCGCACAGTATCCGCAGATCGAGTTGGAAATCGGCATGGGCGACCGCGCCGTCGATCTCGTGCGGGAAGGCTACGATTGCGTCCTGCGCGCCGGCGAACCGCGCGACTCCAGCCTGGTGATCCGGCGCGTGGCGCGCTTGCAGCAGGTTACAGTGGCTAGTCCGGCGTATCTGAAAAAGCACGGTGTGCCGGATTCATTAGAGAGTTTTTCCCAACATCAGGCGGTCAATTATTTCTCGTCGGTCAGCGGCAAGATCCTGCCGTTCGACTTTCTCGCTGATGGCGAAACCCATAGCATCAGCCTGCCCGGCCAGGTTGCCGTGAGTCACGCCGAGGCTTATGTCCGTTGCTGCGAGGGCGGCCTGGGGCTGGTGCAATTGCCGCGTTATCACGTGCAACAGCAATTGGCCGACGGTCGTCTGGTGGAGGTGATGGCGGCGTTGCGCCCGGCGCCGATGGCAGTGTCCATCCTGTACCCGCATCAGCGGCAATTGTCCCGGCGCGTGCGCGTGCTGGTGGACTGGATGGCGGATCTGATGCGGCAGGGTGAAAACCCAGCCTGA
- a CDS encoding MarR family winged helix-turn-helix transcriptional regulator, producing the protein MSIDKNVQDAHISSQLKVLHGSLISIASAMNRPQRDEAMIREAGIPLDRALFPLLVGIEKLGPIGVVEIADRVGRDYTTVSRQVSKLEELGLVRRESSAADRRIRMASITAKGKGMTDLVDAARERMGRKIFASWEQTEMDDLVRLMRKFADALDALDEH; encoded by the coding sequence ATGTCAATAGATAAAAATGTGCAAGATGCACATATATCGTCGCAACTCAAGGTTCTGCATGGATCGTTGATCAGCATCGCCAGTGCGATGAACCGGCCTCAGCGCGATGAGGCGATGATCAGGGAGGCAGGTATTCCTCTGGATCGGGCGCTGTTTCCTCTGCTCGTCGGGATAGAAAAGCTCGGCCCCATCGGCGTGGTCGAGATCGCAGATCGCGTCGGACGGGACTACACCACGGTCAGCCGCCAGGTCTCGAAGCTTGAAGAACTGGGATTGGTGCGCAGAGAAAGCAGCGCTGCCGATCGCCGGATCCGCATGGCGTCGATCACCGCCAAGGGCAAGGGAATGACCGATCTGGTCGATGCCGCACGCGAGCGCATGGGCAGAAAAATTTTTGCATCCTGGGAGCAAACCGAGATGGATGACCTGGTACGTCTCATGCGCAAGTTTGCGGACGCGCTGGACGCGTTGGATGAACACTGA
- a CDS encoding oxaloacetate decarboxylase: protein MPSTIAERRATFRALHTSGCFILPNPWDTGSAHYLASLGFKALATTSSGFAWSTGRADNHVVRDDILAHLAQIVAATDLPVNADFENGFGSTPDEVAHSVTLAIATGVAGLSIEDSTGDPAAPLMSIDVAVSRIAAARRAIDENGGDTLLVGRAENFIVGLPDLNDTLARLKAYADAGADCLYAPGIHTREQIEAVVAAVSPKPVNVLIGSVSPFTLKEIADMGVRRVSVGGALARSAWGGFMLAAQTLAEGRFDGFAGAASGARLDAHFLGKQ, encoded by the coding sequence ATGCCATCAACCATCGCCGAACGGCGAGCCACTTTCCGCGCCCTGCACACGTCGGGATGTTTCATCCTGCCCAATCCCTGGGATACGGGAAGCGCACACTATCTGGCGAGTCTTGGGTTTAAGGCCCTGGCGACAACCAGTTCCGGATTTGCCTGGTCGACCGGCCGTGCGGACAACCATGTAGTGCGCGACGATATCCTCGCGCATCTGGCGCAGATCGTCGCGGCGACCGATTTGCCGGTGAATGCGGATTTTGAAAACGGTTTTGGATCAACGCCGGATGAAGTCGCGCACAGTGTGACGTTGGCAATTGCCACCGGGGTTGCCGGCCTGTCCATCGAGGATTCGACCGGCGATCCTGCGGCGCCCCTGATGTCGATTGATGTCGCCGTCAGCAGGATCGCTGCGGCACGACGTGCTATTGATGAAAACGGTGGAGATACCTTGCTGGTTGGTCGCGCCGAGAATTTTATTGTTGGCCTGCCTGATCTGAACGATACCTTGGCGCGCCTGAAGGCTTATGCCGATGCGGGAGCCGACTGTCTTTATGCACCCGGTATTCACACGCGTGAGCAAATAGAAGCGGTGGTCGCGGCCGTGTCGCCAAAGCCGGTCAATGTGCTGATCGGAAGTGTGTCGCCTTTTACGCTGAAAGAGATTGCCGATATGGGCGTTCGCCGCGTCAGTGTCGGGGGCGCGTTGGCGCGGTCAGCATGGGGAGGTTTCATGCTTGCCGCGCAAACGCTGGCAGAAGGCCGCTTCGATGGTTTTGCCGGAGCAGCATCCGGCGCTCGTCTGGATGCGCATTTTCTCGGCAAGCAGTGA
- a CDS encoding helix-turn-helix domain-containing protein, protein MDSLIAASARALAAGDALGALKHVALRDDPPALALRGIAMAQLGELLRARELLRCAARGFGAHEELARARCVVAEAEVALAERDIGGSPRALTAALATLEAHADRANALQARLIAARRLLLLGRLEAAETALAQLDTRGLSASLAAVAELTIAELALRSLHVGRARQALARAQEAARQARVPALLAEVADMQATLDRPAARRLCADGEQALRLDEVAALLAPASHTLVVDACRRGIGAGVSIGMGVGAAWQSLARRPILFSLARALAEAWPEEIGREALIACAFRTHDPDESHRARLRVEIGRLRALVATLAKIEATPCGFILKPLDGRAATVLLPPIDGEQASLVALLSDGAAWSTSALALALDASQRTVQRALAELEVEGRVRSIGRARTQRWLSPPLVGTTAGFTTILLLPATLPME, encoded by the coding sequence ATGGATTCCCTGATCGCCGCCTCTGCGCGTGCGCTCGCCGCCGGCGATGCGCTTGGCGCCCTCAAACACGTCGCCCTGCGCGACGACCCGCCTGCGCTGGCCTTGCGCGGCATCGCCATGGCCCAGCTAGGCGAGCTGTTGCGTGCACGCGAGTTGTTGCGCTGCGCTGCGCGGGGCTTCGGTGCACATGAAGAACTGGCGCGCGCCCGCTGCGTCGTCGCCGAAGCCGAAGTCGCCCTTGCCGAGCGCGACATCGGCGGTTCGCCGCGTGCCTTGACGGCGGCGCTGGCAACACTGGAAGCCCATGCCGACCGCGCCAATGCTTTGCAAGCGCGATTGATCGCGGCACGCCGGCTGTTGCTGCTGGGCCGTCTGGAGGCAGCTGAAACCGCGCTGGCGCAACTCGATACGCGCGGGCTGTCAGCATCGCTGGCTGCCGTCGCTGAACTGACGATCGCGGAGCTGGCCTTGCGTTCCTTACATGTAGGCCGGGCACGGCAAGCACTTGCCCGCGCACAGGAAGCCGCTCGCCAGGCACGCGTGCCTGCGCTGCTGGCGGAAGTCGCCGATATGCAAGCCACACTGGACCGTCCCGCGGCCCGGCGGCTCTGCGCGGATGGCGAGCAAGCCTTGCGTCTGGACGAAGTTGCCGCGCTGCTGGCCCCTGCTTCCCATACCTTGGTCGTCGACGCCTGCCGTCGCGGCATCGGTGCCGGAGTCAGTATCGGCATGGGCGTTGGTGCGGCCTGGCAATCGCTGGCGCGGCGGCCGATACTATTCTCGCTGGCGCGTGCGCTGGCGGAAGCGTGGCCGGAAGAAATCGGGCGTGAGGCCTTGATCGCCTGCGCCTTCCGCACCCATGATCCCGATGAATCGCACCGGGCGCGCCTGCGCGTCGAGATCGGCCGTCTGCGCGCGCTTGTCGCGACGCTGGCGAAGATCGAGGCAACGCCATGTGGCTTCATTCTCAAGCCGCTCGATGGCCGTGCCGCGACGGTATTGCTGCCGCCGATTGATGGCGAACAGGCATCGCTGGTGGCGCTGCTGTCCGATGGCGCGGCATGGTCGACATCGGCGCTGGCGCTGGCGCTTGATGCCAGCCAGCGCACAGTGCAACGCGCACTGGCTGAGCTGGAAGTCGAAGGCCGGGTGCGCTCGATCGGACGGGCGCGCACGCAACGCTGGTTGTCGCCGCCCTTGGTTGGAACCACGGCAGGATTCACGACAATCTTGTTACTCCCCGCTACGCTGCCAATGGAATAA
- a CDS encoding FAD-dependent oxidoreductase translates to MRPIMLMNNETDVLICGAGPTGLTLALVLAQRGIPFRIIEKMEAPFHGSRGKGLQPRTLEIFEDLGILEEIMAAGGPYPPQREYQEDGSWRDSPTAEQRPPTPSEPYLMPWMVPQFLTEAAMRTRLGELGHQVEFGVELIGLEQEEQSVNARITGKSSEQLLRARYVVAADGGRSFVRNLLEIDFPGKTLGARAMVADVSLQGLSRDVWHRFSGGAQERQIGLCPLAGTDLFQVQAALAGDEEPDLSADGLTRMVQERTGRTDITVAAVRWASAFQMHARLAQRYRAGRILLAGDAAHVHPPTGGQGLNTSVQDAYNLAWKLAAVLKGAEDTLLDTYEEERRPIAESMLGLSTRLLEEAKRGEMRRGREVQQLDLGYPWSTLALEAPARQHGARAVAGARAPDAPVATTSGTRLRLFELLRGTHWTLIGFHTPAIHLSEAKDLQVHLFGPGGNLVDCDGHFHDAYGLEQGEWMLVRPDGYIGAIVSSDNLEALRNYLFRVGG, encoded by the coding sequence ATGAGGCCGATAATGCTGATGAACAATGAAACTGATGTATTGATCTGTGGAGCAGGTCCGACGGGCCTGACGCTGGCACTTGTCCTGGCGCAACGAGGTATCCCTTTCCGGATCATCGAAAAAATGGAGGCTCCCTTTCATGGCTCGCGAGGAAAAGGCTTGCAGCCTCGCACTCTGGAGATCTTTGAAGATTTGGGCATCCTTGAAGAGATCATGGCGGCAGGCGGCCCCTATCCGCCGCAGCGCGAGTACCAGGAAGACGGCAGCTGGCGCGATTCTCCGACAGCCGAGCAAAGACCGCCGACGCCTTCAGAACCCTATCTGATGCCTTGGATGGTGCCGCAGTTTCTGACCGAAGCGGCGATGCGGACCAGGCTTGGCGAACTCGGGCATCAGGTGGAATTCGGTGTCGAACTGATTGGACTTGAACAAGAAGAGCAGAGCGTCAACGCGCGAATCACCGGCAAATCCAGCGAGCAACTGCTGCGCGCACGCTATGTCGTTGCAGCGGATGGCGGGCGCAGCTTCGTGCGCAATCTGCTGGAGATCGACTTCCCCGGCAAGACGCTGGGGGCGAGAGCGATGGTCGCGGATGTGTCTTTGCAAGGTCTGAGCCGGGACGTCTGGCATCGCTTCAGTGGCGGGGCGCAAGAGCGGCAAATCGGTTTGTGCCCGCTGGCCGGGACCGATCTGTTCCAGGTGCAGGCAGCGCTGGCAGGAGACGAAGAGCCCGATCTCTCTGCCGATGGTTTGACAAGAATGGTGCAGGAACGTACCGGCCGTACGGACATCACGGTGGCCGCCGTCCGCTGGGCCTCGGCCTTCCAGATGCATGCACGACTGGCGCAACGATATCGTGCCGGCCGCATCCTGCTGGCCGGGGACGCGGCGCATGTTCACCCGCCGACTGGAGGGCAGGGCCTCAATACAAGCGTTCAGGATGCCTACAATCTCGCGTGGAAACTGGCTGCCGTGCTTAAGGGGGCAGAGGACACACTCCTCGATACCTACGAAGAAGAGCGGCGTCCGATCGCCGAATCCATGCTGGGTTTGTCGACCAGATTGCTGGAAGAAGCCAAGCGTGGAGAAATGCGTCGCGGACGGGAAGTGCAGCAACTCGACCTGGGTTATCCGTGGTCAACGCTGGCATTGGAAGCACCTGCGCGCCAGCACGGGGCGCGAGCAGTAGCAGGAGCGCGCGCACCGGACGCTCCTGTCGCAACGACCTCCGGGACGCGGCTACGTCTCTTCGAGCTATTGCGTGGCACACATTGGACGCTGATCGGATTCCATACACCGGCCATTCACCTCTCGGAGGCTAAGGATCTGCAAGTGCATCTCTTCGGGCCCGGAGGAAATCTGGTGGATTGTGACGGCCATTTCCACGATGCATATGGGCTTGAGCAAGGTGAGTGGATGCTGGTGCGACCTGATGGTTATATCGGCGCGATTGTGTCATCGGACAATCTGGAGGCACTAAGGAATTACCTCTTTCGCGTAGGCGGGTGA
- a CDS encoding SDR family oxidoreductase: protein MEQAQQVAIVTGASRGIGAEIAKQLGKEGYAVIVNYAGNAAEAQNVVDAITTASGKAIAVQADVAESAAVNAMFDQAIAAFGRVDVLVNNAGIMPPNLPMLADTDDTTFDRLIAVNLKGSFNTMRAAATRLQQGGRIVNFSTSVIGLAMPGYAVYAATKGAIEVMTNIFAKELRGKQITVNAVAPGPTATALFLNGKTPELIDRLSKAAPLERLGSPDDIAKAVVFLAAPGSWINGQTLRANGGLV, encoded by the coding sequence ATGGAACAAGCACAACAAGTCGCCATCGTCACCGGCGCTTCACGCGGCATCGGCGCTGAAATCGCTAAACAACTCGGCAAGGAAGGCTACGCCGTCATCGTCAACTATGCGGGCAATGCCGCCGAGGCGCAAAACGTAGTCGATGCGATCACCACAGCGAGCGGCAAAGCCATCGCCGTCCAGGCCGACGTCGCCGAGTCTGCCGCCGTCAACGCCATGTTCGACCAGGCAATCGCTGCCTTCGGCCGCGTCGATGTGCTGGTCAATAACGCCGGCATCATGCCGCCGAATCTGCCGATGCTGGCCGATACCGACGACACCACCTTCGACCGCCTGATCGCCGTCAACCTCAAGGGCAGCTTCAACACCATGCGCGCCGCCGCCACACGTTTGCAACAAGGCGGCCGCATCGTCAACTTCTCGACCAGCGTGATCGGCCTCGCGATGCCCGGCTATGCGGTGTATGCCGCCACCAAGGGCGCGATCGAAGTCATGACCAACATCTTCGCCAAGGAACTGCGCGGCAAGCAGATCACCGTCAACGCTGTCGCCCCGGGACCGACGGCCACGGCGCTGTTCCTGAACGGCAAGACGCCGGAGCTGATTGATCGCTTGTCGAAAGCGGCGCCGCTCGAACGTCTGGGCTCGCCGGATGATATTGCCAAGGCGGTGGTCTTTTTGGCGGCGCCAGGTAGCTGGATTAACGGACAAACCTTGCGCGCAAACGGTGGTTTGGTTTAA
- a CDS encoding SMP-30/gluconolactonase/LRE family protein: protein MNQEVKKKITGFDATRRTTLLGGLALATTALSAKAQSFDFKASQRYPDPNVQVLDKSFLKYRLYSSTVEQLATGFRWVEGPVWFGDGRYLLFSDIPNNRIMRWDEVTGTTSVFRNPANFTNGLARDRQGRLIACEHLTRRITRTEYDGRITVLADNYNGKRFNSPNDIICKSDGSIWFTDPPFGIAGEWEGDKQASELPHAVYRIDGQTGKLSLITDALAGPNGLAFSPDEKVIYIVESRATPNRVIWAYQLTDNGTKLGSRTLAVDANGPGAIDGFKVDVDGNLWCGWGSNGALDANPSELDGVRVFTPQGKAIGHIHLPERCPNLVFGGAKKNRLFMASSHSLYAVYVDTRGAV, encoded by the coding sequence ATGAATCAGGAAGTGAAGAAGAAAATTACCGGTTTTGACGCAACTCGTCGTACAACATTACTTGGTGGCCTCGCCTTGGCGACCACTGCCCTGAGTGCAAAAGCGCAGAGTTTTGATTTCAAGGCCAGCCAGCGCTATCCCGATCCCAACGTGCAGGTGCTGGACAAGAGCTTCCTGAAATACCGCCTGTACAGCTCGACGGTCGAGCAACTGGCGACCGGTTTCCGCTGGGTTGAAGGTCCGGTCTGGTTTGGCGATGGCCGCTACCTCTTGTTCAGCGATATCCCCAACAACCGCATCATGCGCTGGGATGAAGTCACCGGCACGACGTCGGTGTTCCGCAATCCGGCCAACTTCACCAACGGTCTCGCGCGCGACCGCCAGGGCCGGCTGATCGCTTGCGAACATCTGACACGCCGTATCACCCGTACCGAATACGATGGCCGCATCACCGTGCTGGCAGATAACTACAATGGCAAGCGCTTCAACTCGCCCAACGACATCATCTGCAAATCGGACGGCTCGATCTGGTTCACCGACCCGCCGTTCGGTATTGCCGGTGAATGGGAAGGCGACAAGCAGGCATCTGAACTGCCGCATGCGGTCTATCGCATCGACGGCCAGACCGGCAAGCTGAGCCTGATCACCGACGCGCTGGCCGGCCCCAACGGCCTCGCCTTCTCGCCCGATGAAAAAGTCATCTACATCGTCGAATCACGCGCTACCCCAAACCGCGTGATCTGGGCTTACCAACTGACCGACAACGGCACCAAACTGGGTTCGCGCACGCTGGCGGTGGACGCCAACGGCCCGGGCGCCATCGACGGCTTCAAGGTCGACGTCGACGGCAACCTGTGGTGCGGCTGGGGCAGCAACGGCGCACTTGACGCCAATCCATCCGAGCTGGACGGCGTGCGCGTCTTTACACCGCAAGGCAAAGCCATCGGCCACATCCACCTGCCCGAACGCTGCCCGAACCTGGTGTTCGGCGGGGCGAAGAAGAACCGCCTGTTCATGGCCAGCAGTCATTCGCTGTATGCGGTGTACGTGGACACACGCGGCGCGGTGTAA
- a CDS encoding SDR family oxidoreductase has protein sequence MNKLVILVTGASAGIGNLTARSLAQAGHAVYAGMRDINGRNAPKLRALQDWSFSRGLDVRAIELDVLSQASADSAAAKIISEQGRIDVVVHNAGHLVVGPTEAFTPEEMIKVFDTNVLGAQRVNRAALPHMRERQSGLLLWVSSTTVRGGFPPFMGPYAAAKAAMDSLAVTQSYELARFGIETSIMVPGAFTHGTDHFPNAGKPADQKTADAYARYAGLMNQVGARLSALSPADADPQAVADEMTRIVNLPAGQRPFRAVVDFIDDGAGAVTDVAERVREEFAQRIGIDDLLHPAAIV, from the coding sequence ATGAACAAATTAGTCATCCTCGTCACCGGCGCTTCCGCCGGCATCGGCAACCTCACTGCGCGTTCGCTGGCACAAGCCGGGCATGCGGTCTATGCCGGCATGCGCGACATCAACGGCCGCAACGCACCCAAGTTGCGCGCGTTGCAGGACTGGAGTTTTTCGCGCGGTCTCGACGTGCGTGCCATCGAACTGGACGTGTTGTCGCAGGCATCCGCCGATAGCGCCGCCGCAAAAATCATCAGCGAGCAAGGGCGCATTGATGTCGTCGTGCATAACGCCGGTCATCTGGTCGTCGGCCCCACGGAAGCCTTCACGCCGGAAGAAATGATCAAGGTCTTCGATACCAACGTCCTCGGCGCCCAACGCGTCAACCGCGCCGCTTTGCCCCACATGCGTGAGCGTCAATCGGGTTTGCTGCTGTGGGTCAGCAGCACGACGGTACGCGGCGGGTTTCCGCCGTTCATGGGGCCGTATGCCGCCGCCAAGGCGGCGATGGATTCGCTCGCCGTCACGCAGTCGTATGAGCTGGCACGCTTCGGTATCGAGACCTCGATCATGGTGCCGGGCGCGTTCACGCATGGTACCGATCACTTTCCCAATGCCGGCAAACCTGCAGATCAGAAGACCGCCGATGCCTATGCGCGTTATGCAGGATTGATGAATCAGGTCGGTGCAAGACTGTCGGCCTTGTCGCCTGCCGATGCGGATCCACAGGCTGTCGCCGATGAAATGACGCGCATCGTCAATTTACCCGCCGGTCAGCGTCCGTTCCGCGCCGTGGTGGACTTCATCGATGATGGCGCGGGTGCGGTGACCGATGTCGCCGAGCGTGTGCGGGAAGAATTTGCACAACGCATCGGCATCGACGATTTACTGCATCCTGCAGCGATTGTCTGA